From a single Calonectris borealis chromosome 19, bCalBor7.hap1.2, whole genome shotgun sequence genomic region:
- the SEPTIN4 gene encoding septin-4: MVAGESGLGKSTLVNSLFLTDIYRDRKLLNAEERITQTVEITKHVVDIEEKGVKLRLTIVDTPGFGDAVNNTECWKPVADYIDQQFEQYFRDESGLNRKNIQDNRVHCCIYFISPFGHGLRPLDVEFMKALHQRVNIVPVLAKADTLTPTEVERMKNKIREEIDHYGIRIYQFPECDSDEDEEFKLQDQALKESIPFAVIGSNTVVEVKGRRVRGRLYPWGIVEVENPSHCDFVKLRTMLVRTHMQDLKDVTRETHYENYRTQCIKSMTRMVVKERNRNKLTRESGTDFPIPVIPPVPHAETEKLIREKDEELRRMQEMLQEIQKQMKDSH; encoded by the exons ATGGTGGCAG GGGAATCCGGGCTGGGCAAGTCCACCCTGGTCAACAGCCTCTTCCTGACAGACATATACAGAGACCGCAAGCTGCTGAACGCTGAAG AGCGCATCACGCAGACGGTGGAGATCACCAAGCACGTGGTGGACATCGAGGAGAAGGGTGTCAAGCTGCGCCTGACCATTGTGGACACGCCAGGCTTCGGTGACGCCGTGAACAACACCGAGTG CTGGAAACCGGTGGCCGATTACATAGACCAGCAGTTTGAGCAGTATTTCCGCGACGAAAGTGGCCTCAACCGGAAAAACATCCAGGACAACCGGGTCCACTGCTGCATCTACTTCATCTCGCCTTTTGGCCACGG GCTCCGGCCCCTGGACGTGGAGTTCATGAAAGCCCTGCACCAGCGGGTGAACATCGTGCCTGtgctggccaaggctgacacCCTCACCCCCACCGAGGTGGAGCGCATGAAGAACAAG ATCCGGGAGGAGATCGACCACTACGGCATCCGCATCTACCAGTTCCCCGAGTGCGACTCGGACGAGGATGAGGAGTTCAAGTTGCAGGACCAGGCGCTGAAG GAGAGCATCCCCTTTGCTGTCATCGGCAGCAACACAGTCGTGGAGGTCAAAGGCCGGCGCGTCCGCGGGCGCCTCTACCCCTGGGGCATCGTGGAAG TGGAGAACCCATCCCACTGTGACTTCGTGAAGCTGCGCACGATGCTGGTGAGGACCCACATGCAGGACCTCAAGGATGTGACGCGGGAAACCCACTACGAGAACTACCGCACGCAGTGCATCAAGAGCATGACCCGCATGGTGGTGAAGGAGAGGAACCGCAA CAAGCTGACACGGGAGAGCGGGACAGACTTCCCCATCCCTGTCATCCCCCCGGTGCCGCATGCGGAGACGGAGAAGCTCATCCGGGAGAAGGACGAGGAG CTGCGGCGGATGCAGGAGATGCTCCAGGAGATCCAGAAGCAGATGAAGGACTCGCActag